The sequence GCTAACCCCCGCAATACTTGCCAGGATGGCAGCCATAACAATGACTACCAGGAGTTCTAGCAGTGAAAACCCGGCTGTCGATTGCCGCTGAAGCAATTGCCTTTTCATACCTACCCTCCACGTTTCAACACTGCAATCGGCACAACTTGATCAAGAATAAACACCAGCAAAAGGGCAAGAGCGTTACTCAGCCGACGGATCGCGATCTAGAATGCCTCGCGACAATACACGAGTTTCTAAGGTCGGTAAAAACGCTCTATCCGTTGCAATTCCAGGACGACCTCTCGCATTGCCACGAACAAACAGAATGGAATCCTGGTTCACACCCGGATCAGTATCTCGAATCGTACTAACACAGGCATAGAAGCTCGTTCTGGCATTGCCTAAACCAGCATTATTCAAAGCCGTTGTTGTGGGGCTAAGGCTGTAATCTATGCCCGGTGTAGCCGCACTATTAGGACAAACTGCATTGGTGACCAGGCTAGGAATACCGGATGCTTGTGCCCCTCTGCCATCGTCCACAAAGTCTACTAAAACGGCTGGATTCCCAGTGGGACGCTGAGCCTGCAAGTTTACGACAGTATTGTTTGCACCTCGTCCAAAAGGCCAACCCCCAAAGTTGATCGCTTGAGCAGGAGAGACATAACCCACGGTTGGTGCACCTGTTCTTTCATCAAACTGAGTTAGCGCATAACGAGTAATTCGCGCTCTCCCCTTCCACAGGTTCCCGGTGTTGGCAGTACTCAGGGAATAAACCACTAAAGCGTAAGAGTGGGTTGTCAAACACGGAACTGT is a genomic window of Oscillatoria sp. FACHB-1407 containing:
- a CDS encoding prepilin-type N-terminal cleavage/methylation domain-containing protein, encoding MAKTSPTFQLKWLWNFSRRNRPQGFTLIELLIVTIIAAGIITGLLYMVIELMGSDQREASRNETQRELQRAMDYMSNEMREAIYVYTGECLQGQGALGVDSPPFCPGLTPYLPAALSTESIPVVAFWRQQQIPTVLRNQCGAANNPALATVPCLTTHSYALVVYSLSTANTGNLWKGRARITRYALTQFDERTGAPTVGYVSPAQAINFGGWPFGRGANNTVVNLQAQRPTGNPAVLVDFVDDGRGAQASGIPSLVTNAVCPNSAATPGIDYSLSPTTTALNNAGLGNARTSFYACVSTIRDTDPGVNQDSILFVRGNARGRPGIATDRAFLPTLETRVLSRGILDRDPSAE